A stretch of the Arachis stenosperma cultivar V10309 chromosome 6, arast.V10309.gnm1.PFL2, whole genome shotgun sequence genome encodes the following:
- the LOC130932463 gene encoding uncharacterized protein LOC130932463 isoform X2, whose translation MRHQQQLEAEEDYQSRVLYELCSMIHRTLKFPYHPYPFPSSSSSSSSSSSQPWWTMLSWAAVSSSQNSPAAFASMFLGISLTLMLFGSATFLVGFIMLPWVTLLVVIFCVASLVSNLSKLLNRLILGSTTFHNNDFTYR comes from the exons ATGAGACACCAGCAACAACTGGAAGCTGAAGAAGATTACCAATCAAGGGTTCTATACGAGCTATGTTCCATGATCCATCGCACTCTCAAGTTCCCGTATCATCCATATCcatttccttcttcttcctcgtcctcctcttcctcctcgaGCCAGCCATGGTGGACAATGTTGTCGTGGGCCGCCGTGAGTTCCTCGCAGAATTCTCCGGCGGCTTTCGCATCCATGTTTCTGGGCATATCACTTACACTGATGCTATTCGGGTCGGCCACATTCCTAGTAGGGTTCATCATGTTACCATGGGTTACTCTCTTGGTTGTCATTTTCTGTGTAGCCTCATTGGTTTCCAACTTATCCAAGCTCTTGAATCGTCTCATTCTTGGATCCACTACTTTCCACAATAACGACTTCACAT ACAGATGA
- the LOC130932463 gene encoding uncharacterized protein LOC130932463 isoform X1, which yields MRHQQQLEAEEDYQSRVLYELCSMIHRTLKFPYHPYPFPSSSSSSSSSSSQPWWTMLSWAAVSSSQNSPAAFASMFLGISLTLMLFGSATFLVGFIMLPWVTLLVVIFCVASLVSNLSKLLNRLILGSTTFHNNDFTYEARKFLKL from the exons ATGAGACACCAGCAACAACTGGAAGCTGAAGAAGATTACCAATCAAGGGTTCTATACGAGCTATGTTCCATGATCCATCGCACTCTCAAGTTCCCGTATCATCCATATCcatttccttcttcttcctcgtcctcctcttcctcctcgaGCCAGCCATGGTGGACAATGTTGTCGTGGGCCGCCGTGAGTTCCTCGCAGAATTCTCCGGCGGCTTTCGCATCCATGTTTCTGGGCATATCACTTACACTGATGCTATTCGGGTCGGCCACATTCCTAGTAGGGTTCATCATGTTACCATGGGTTACTCTCTTGGTTGTCATTTTCTGTGTAGCCTCATTGGTTTCCAACTTATCCAAGCTCTTGAATCGTCTCATTCTTGGATCCACTACTTTCCACAATAACGACTTCACAT ATGAGGCCAGGAAATTTTTAAAGCTCTAG